From Oreochromis niloticus isolate F11D_XX linkage group LG14, O_niloticus_UMD_NMBU, whole genome shotgun sequence, one genomic window encodes:
- the LOC106097788 gene encoding uncharacterized protein LOC106097788 — protein MSQRSNADKGNGDNQSECVRSRSSRSSGTSSGSKISIAIAMAKAKAEAAQARAAHSKREIELKVEQARIQASLDALIDEKERDAAVAEANSLVAGLQDMGLEVRSEVNSPVSQSIKDQRVAAFISEQASLRNKGLSATEDNLPPSQPATHPHNAGQTQAAASAAITPHQALQGPWKSDAPLRQSFKSPFYPPPTPQFSGTLPQQNPRQDFTSPAHQPVHGTLYRGDHDHSTTTGLIKYLARNHLVTSGLTTYDDQPINYWAWKTSFQNAIANLDLSAAEELDLLTKHLGKESAEQVRRIKAVNIRNPTTGLCSAWGRLDEVYGSPEAVEQALFSKLESFPKLTTKDPRRLRDLADLLSELQAAKEDGYLAGMSYLDTSRGIKPIIEKLPYSIQEKWLYHGTRYKQEHFVSFPPFSVLVNFIRTEAKARTDPSFNLFMPSPPAERRNKWERPTKTSVHAHKTQVSGTAKSESKESRERIDPNKHCPLHKKPHPLRKCRGFREKSLDDRKQLLKEHYVCFRCCSSTDHLAKNCTAEITCTECGSAAHVTALHPHPPTWKSKSFPSTSEDSGEEDKADNQEVKSTCTQVCGEGLSARACAKICLVRVFPNGRRGESKRMYAILDEQSNRSLARSEFFEAFKISGRSYSYTLKTCAGHSYPGAAYHHAHLKCIADKIPPPDPDANILLLLGRDILRVHKVREQISGPGDAPFAQRLDLGWVIVGDVCLGGAHRPPEVRSYKTAVLGNGRTSHLQPCNNQIKVTEVFGQARDYQHHPALTSTMLIGDNLGQTVFARTPNDHKLAPSMEDLEFLRIMEAECCQDSSNSWVAPLPFRSPRRRLPNNRKQALERLVSLRRSLEKRPRMKADFLEFMEKMLIKAHAEAAPPMQPGQECWYLPLFGVYHPRKPDKIRVVFDSSASYEGVSLNDVLLTGPDLNNSLLGVLMRFRKEQVAITADIEHMFHCFIVKEDHRDFLRFLWYRDNDPTSDIVDYRMRVHLFGNSPSPAVAVYCLRRAAKAAEADYGSDARRFIDRDFYVDDALKSFSTEEEGIAVLQRAQKMLAASNLRLHKIASNRSAVIRAFPPQDHSQDFNGLDLFIDDLPIQRSLGLFWNMRTDTFTFQIEIDQKPFTRRGVLSTVNSLYDPLGFLAPITVNGRLILRELTMQAEDWDAPLPKDMEIEWTRWKQSLQDLEGLQIPRPYTSLSTTGALRRELCVFADASVKAIAAVAYIRVTSKQGQTEIGFVFGKAKLAPQPGLTIPRLELCAAVLAVEIAEMIVAEMDTTFDNITYYTDSKVVLGYIYNQSRRFYVYVHNRVQRILQSPCPGQWKYVPTHLNPADVGSRTVASALLSSTPWLKGPAFLCDASGHPSELQETYNLVDPDIDAEVRPQVTTKLTHVTKGVVRPQRFERFSKFSTLRAAIAHLIHVASSFARSTQNECRGWHICRPTEEELLRAEVCIVKSVQGECYAEELKCINSGINIPSSSSLWRLHPIMDQDRLLRVGGRIEQSGLGMNETHPIIIPGRHHLATLLVSHYHEAVKHQGRHLTEGAIRAAGFWLVGAKRCISSLLYRCITCRKLRGKAEHQQMAALPAERLQVAPPFTYVGVDVFGPWDVVSRRTRGGVSNSKRWAVMFSCMCSRAVHIEVIEAMSASSFINALRRFFAVRGPAKQIRSDCGTNFVGASRELEMDKTNPGFDSVEKYLNKQSCTWVFNPPHASHMGGAWERMIGIARRILDCMLLEQRKSRLTHEVLTTLMAEVAAIMNARPIIPVSSDPESPCILTPAMLLTLKTGPTPPLPSGKFEEADLFREEWKQVQGLADMFWNRWRHEYLKTLQLRHKWQGKQPSLQEGDIVLLKDNQAERNEWPVGIITKTFPGKDGLVRKVEVEVVKDGDRRGFSRPITEVVLLLSPKSDSAN, from the exons ATGTCACAACGTAGCAATGCTGACAAAGGAAATGGAGACAACCAGTCAGAGTGTGTGCGCTCAAGGAGCAGTCGCTCATCTGGTACATCGTCTGGCTCAAAAATCAGCATAGCCATCGCCATGGCAAAAGCAAAGGCTGAAGCCGCGCAAGCTAGAGCGGCACATTCAAAAAGGGAAATCGAGCTTAAAGTGGAGCAAGCACGTATTCAAGCCAGCCTTGACGCATTAATCGACGAAAAGGAAAGGGATGCCGCCGTTGCAGAGGCGAACTCCCTAGTAGCTGGTTTACAAGATATGGGTCTCGAAGTACGCAGCGAAGTTAACAGCCCGGTCTCCCAGTCTATCAAAGACCAGCGCGTCGCTGCCTTTATCTCCGAGCAGGCCAGCCTACGCAACAAGGGTCTATCGGCTACAGAAGATAACCTTCCACCTTCTCAACCAGCCACCCACCCGCATAACGCGGGTCAGACCcaagctgctgcttctgctgctatTACGCCACACCAAGCTCTTCAGGGCCCTTGGAAAAGCGATGCACCGTTACGTCAGAGCTTTAAGTCGCCCTTCTACCCCCCTCCAACTCCCCAATTTAGCGGAACACTTCCGCAGCAGAACCCCAGGCAGGATTTCACGTCTCCTGCGCACCAGCCCGTTCATGGGACGCTTTACAGAGGTGACCACGACCATTCTACAACCACCGGCCTCATCAAATATCTTGCTCGCAACCACTTGGTGACTTCAGGTCTCACCACATATGACGACCAGCCAATAAATTACTGGGCCTGGAAAACATCGTTCCAGAACGCCATTGCCAATCTAGACCTGTCTGCCGCAGAAGAACTCGACCTCCTAACCAAACACCTGGGAAAAGAGTCAGCAGAACAGGTAAGAAGAATAAAAGCGGTCAACATTAGGAATCCAACTACTGGACTGTGCTCGGCATGGGGGCGCCTCGACGAAGTATATGGCTCGCCAGAAGCCGTCGAACAAGCTCTGTTCAGCAAATTAGAAAGCTTTCCAAAGCTCACAACAAAGGATCCACGGAGGCTCCGGGATCTAGCCGACCTGTTGTCAGAGCTACAAGCCGCCAAGGAAGATGGCTACCTCGCAGGCATGTCGTACTTGGATACCTCCAGAGGAATTAAGCCCATCATCGAGAAACTTCCATACAGCATACAAGAAAAGTGGCTATACCACGGGACGAGATACAAACAAGAACATTTCGTCAGCTTCCCACCTTTCTCCGTGTTGGTGAACTTCATCCGCACCGAGGCGAAAGCACGTACGGACCCAAGTTTCAACCTCTTCATGCCAAGTCCTCCAGCCGAGAGAAGGAATAAATGGGAGAGGCCCACGAAGACGTCCGTTCACGCCCACAAGACACAGGTCTCAGGCACTGCCAAGTCTGAGTCTAAAGAAAGCAGGGAACGTATCGACCCGAATAAACATTGCCCCCTGCACAAAAAGCCCCATCCTCTGAGGAAATGCAGAGGTTTCCGTGAGAAGAGCCTAGATGATCGCAAACAGCTTTTGAAAGAACACTACGTCTGCTTTCGCTGTTGCTCGTCAACAGACCATCTTGCAAAGAACTGCACAGCCGAGATAACATGTACTGAGTGTGGGAGCGCCGCTCACGTGACAGCCCTTCACCCCCACCCACCTACCTGGAAATCCAAGTCGTTCCCTTCCACCTCAGAGGATAGCGGGGAGGAGGACAAAGCGGATAACCAGGAGGTCAAGTCAACGTGCACACAGGTATGTGGGGAAGGTCTGAGTGCCAGAGCGTGTGCTAAGATCTGCCTCGTCAGGGTGTTCCCAAACGGACGCAGAGGGGAATCCAAGAGAATGTACGCTATATTGGATGAGCAGAGTAACCGCTCCCTCGCGCGGTCAGAGTTCTTCGAAGCCTTCAAGATCTCTGGGCGCTCGTACTCATACACACTAAAGACCTGCGCGGGAC ATTCCTACCCCGGTGCAGCCTACCATCATGCCCACCTAAAATGCATCGCTGACAAGATACCACCTCCGGACCCAGACGCCAACATTCTTCTCTTACTGGGCAGAGATATCTTACGGGTCCACAAGGTCCGAGAGCAGATAAGTGGCCCAGGAGATGCTCCCTTCGCCCAAAGGCTTGACCTGGGGTGGGTCATTGTCGGGGATGTGTGCCTCGGAGGTGCTCACAGACCACCGGAGGTGAGAAGTTACAAAACAGCCGTTCTAGGAAACGGTCGTACAAGTCATCTCCAGCCATGTAACAACCAGATCAAAGTGACAGAGGTGTTTGGACAAGCACGTGACTATCAACATCATCCAGCGCTAACCTCGACGATGCTAATTGGAGACAATTTGGGGCAAACTGTCTTCGCTCGCACTCCCAACGACCACAAACTTGCTCCATCCATGGAAGATCTAGAGTTTCTGAGAATAATGGAAGCCGAGTGTTGCCAGGACAGCTCCAACAGTTGGGTCGCACCTTTGCCGTTTAGGTCACCGAGACGGCGACTCCCCAACAACAGGAAACAGGCTCTCGAACGCCTCGTCTCACTTCGGCGCTCACTGGAAAAACGACCACGGATGAAAGCTGACTTCCTAGAGTTTATGGAGAAGATGCTCATTAAGGCGCACGCAGAAGCTGCCCCTCCCATGCAACCTGGACAGGAGTGTTGGTACTTGCCCCTGTTCGGTGTGTATCACCCTCGGAAGCCAGACAAGATCCGCGTGGTCTTCGACAGCAGTGCATCTTATGAGGGAGTATCGCTCAATGATGTTTTACTCACTGGTCCCGATCTTAATAACAGCCTACTAGGTGTTCTTATGAGGTTTAGGAAGGAACAGGTTGCAATCACTGCCGACATCGAACACATGTTCCACTGCTTCATCGTGAAAGAGGACCACCGGGATTTTCTCCGTTTCCTGTGGTATAGAGACAACGACCCTACCTCCGACATCGTGGATTACAGGATGCGGGTTCATCTTTTTGGTAACAGCCCCTCGCCTGCAGTCGCAGTGTATTGCTTGCGGCGGGCGGCTAAGGCAGCAGAGGCCGACTACGGCAGTGATGCCAGGAGATTCATCGACCGCGATTTCTATGTCGACGATGCCTTAAAGTCCTTCAGCACAGAGGAAGAAGGCATCGCAGTTCTCCAACGAGCGCAGAAGATGCTTGCGGCTTCTAACCTCAGGCTGCACAAGATTGCATCAAATCGGTCTGCAGTCATCAGAGCATTCCCCCCCCAGGATCACTCTCAGGATTTCAATGGCCTAGATCTCTTCATTGATGATCTGCCTATCCAGCGTAGCCTGGGACTGTTCTGGAACATGCGCACGGACACCTTCACGTTTCAGATCGAGATCGATCAGAAGCCGTTCACCCGCAGAGGGGTACTCTCAACCGTGAACAGCCTCTACGACCCCCTAGGGTTTCTCGCACCCATCACAGTTAATGGAAGACTGATACTCAGAGAACTCACCATGCAAGCGGAGGATTGGGACGCACCTCTCCCCAAAGACATGGAGATTGAGTGGACTAGATGGAAACAGTCACTCCAAGACCTGGAGGGGCTCCAAATACCACGCCCTTATACGTCCCTCTCCACCACAGGTGCCCTAAGGAGAGAACTCTGTGTCTTCGCCGACGCATCGGTCAAAGCAATAGCAGCCGTAGCCTACATCAGGGTAACTAGCAAGCAGGGACAGACTGAGATTGGCTTTGTCTTTGGGAAGGCAAAGTTGGCTCCCCAACCTGGCTTAACTATCCCTAGACTTGAACTTTGCGCCGCCGTGCTCGCTGTCGAGATCGCTGAGATGATAGTTGCAGAGATGGACACAACGTTTGACAACATCACCTACTACACAGATAGCAAAGTTGTACTGGGATACATCTACAACCAGTCAAGGAGATTTTATGTCTACGTACACAACAGGGTCCAACGAATCCTTCAGTCACCTTGTCCCGGCCAGTGGAAGTACGTCCCAACGCATCTCAACCCAGCTGACGTTGGGTCAAGAACTGTAGCATCAGCCCTGCTCAGCAGCACACCATGGCTCAAAGGACCAGCCTTTCTCTGCGACGCATCAGGGCATCCATCCGAGCTTCAAGAGACGTACAATCTTGTCGACCCCGACATCGATGCCGAAGTGCGTCCACAGGTGACGACGAAACTCACCCATGTCACCAAAGGTGTGGTACGCCCTCAACGCTTTGAACGCTTCTCCAAGTTCAGCACACTCCGTGCAGCCATCGCACATTTGATCCACGTAGCTAGCTCCTTTGCTCGCTCGACGCAGAACGAATGTCGAGGCTGGCACATTTGTCGTCCTACAGAAGAGGAGCTGCTGAGAGCCGAAGTGTGCATTGTAAAGAGTGTCCAGGGTGAGTGCTACGCAGAAGAGCTCAAGTGCATCAACTCGGGAATCAACATACCATCTTCTAGCAGCTTGTGGAGATTGCACCCCATTATGGACCAGGATCGACTACTTAGGGTAGGAGGTCGGATCGAGCAGTCAGGCTTAGGCATGAACGAGACTCATCCCATCATCATTCCTGGCCGGCATCACCTCGCCACTCTGCTTGTGTCCCACTATCACGAAGCAGTAAAACACCAAGGGAGACATCTTACTGAGGGTGCCATTCGGGCTGCAGGGTTTTGGCTCGTGGGAGCCAAACGCTGTATCAGCAGTCTGCTTTACAGATGTATCACTTGTAGGAAACTGAGAGGGAAGGCCGAACATCAACAGATGGCAGCCCTGCCGGCAGAACGGCTACAAGTAGCACCTCCCTTCACCTACGTAGGTGTCGATGTCTTTGGACCATGGGACGTCGTTTCACGCCGCACAAGAGGAGGAGTCTCGAACTCCAAGCGATGGGCGGTGATGTTCTCGTGTATGTGTTCCAGGGCAGTGCACATTGAGGTGATTGAAGCCATGAGTGCTAGCAGCTTTATCAATGCCTTGAGGAGATTCTTTGCGGTCAGGGGCCCCGCGAAGCAGATACGCTCGGACTGCGGAACTAACTTTGTCGGCGCCTCCCGTGAGCTGGAGATGGACAAGACAAATCCAGGTTTTGACAGTGTGGAGAAGTACCTCAACAAACAGAGCTGCACCTGGGTGTTTAACCCACCCCATGCGTCCCATATGGGTGGCGCATGGGAGAGAATGATCGGCATCGCCCGCCGTATCTTGGACTGCATGCTGCTTGAACAGAGAAAGTCTCGCCTGACACATGAGGTTCTGACCACGCTTATGGCCGAGGTAGCTGCAATTATGAACGCAAGGCCGATCATCCCAGTGTCATCAGATCCGGAGTCGCCCTGCATTCTCACACCAGCAATGCTCCTGACTCTCAAAACAGGTCCCACGCCTCCTCTACCGTCAGGCAAGTTCGAGGAAGCAGATCTCTTCAGAGAGGAGTGGAAACAAGTTCAGGGCTTAGCAGACATGTTTTGGAACAGGTGGAGGCATGAATACCTCAAAACGCTGCAACTTCGGCACAAGTGGCAAGGGAAACAGCCGAGCCTTCAAGAAGGGGACATAGTTCTCCTAAAAGATAATCAGGCAGAGAGAAATGAGTGGCCCGTGGGCATCATCACGAAAACCTTTCCAGGGAAGGATGGATTGGTCCGGAAAGTCGAAGTGGAAGTCGTCAAGGATGGAGATAGGAGAGGATTCTCTCGTCCCATTACAGAAGtagttctgcttctttctccAAAGTCTGATTCTGCCAATTAA